A window of the Branchiibius hedensis genome harbors these coding sequences:
- a CDS encoding alpha/beta hydrolase has translation MRLDPVRRVVFPAPAPVAFEPLAPARLVHWAGGAMLHADVGSDVTVLHFHGNGDDLRSCQPLVADVAGRGVSIAVVEYPGYGVLADQRASSVSLLAAARAAARRFPGRVVLSGFSLGTAVATALAADGFGERLVLTAPFSSSRDLARDLRLRAFWPMLRDRFDSAALAAQITIPVLVQHGDQDRVLPFAQGQRLAELLPDATFRPLPGRGHGGLDPIIADAVVRAATHQDPSWREIPGES, from the coding sequence GTGCGTCTTGATCCTGTCCGCCGCGTCGTCTTCCCCGCGCCCGCGCCGGTCGCCTTTGAACCCCTCGCCCCGGCCCGCTTGGTGCACTGGGCGGGCGGCGCCATGTTGCACGCCGACGTGGGCTCCGACGTCACGGTGCTGCACTTCCACGGCAACGGCGACGATCTGCGCTCGTGCCAACCGCTCGTGGCCGACGTGGCCGGCCGCGGCGTCAGCATCGCCGTCGTCGAATACCCCGGGTACGGCGTGCTGGCCGACCAGCGCGCCAGTTCCGTCTCCTTGCTGGCGGCAGCCAGAGCCGCCGCCCGGCGGTTCCCGGGACGCGTCGTACTCTCCGGGTTCTCTTTGGGCACGGCGGTCGCCACTGCGCTCGCCGCGGACGGGTTCGGCGAGCGCCTGGTGCTGACGGCCCCGTTCAGTTCGTCCCGGGACCTCGCCCGCGACCTGCGGTTGCGGGCGTTCTGGCCGATGCTGCGTGACCGGTTCGACAGCGCCGCGCTCGCAGCGCAGATCACGATCCCCGTCCTGGTGCAACACGGCGACCAGGACCGAGTGCTGCCGTTCGCGCAGGGGCAACGTCTCGCGGAACTACTGCCCGACGCGACGTTTCGGCCGCTGCCGGGTCGAGGGCACGGCGGTCTCGACCCGATCATCGCCGACGCAGTGGTCCGAGCCGCAACCCACCAAGATCCGTCATGGCGCGAGATTCCGGGCGAATCGTGA